Proteins from a single region of Thermoleophilaceae bacterium:
- a CDS encoding slipin family protein translates to MAIAHRRWCRGSGARSSAPANPAGKADMIGFYVIKQYERGVQFRLGRVKDGARGPGVIFVIPLVDRVHRVSLRIVTMPIESQGIITRDNVSVGVSAVAYYRIDDAVRSVVAIENVSAAINQIAQTTLRAVVGRHTLDETLSETDKINENIREILDVQTEEWGVKVTVVELKDIQLPDSMQRAMARQAEAEREKRAKIIAAEGEALAAGELGRASDIMMDHPLALQLRNLQTMVEIGVDKNSTIMFPAPLMSTIGEIGAFLSREAAAAVIGAGSPVPAPPVSAATKPHPNGNPGHS, encoded by the coding sequence ATGGCGATCGCGCACAGGCGCTGGTGCCGAGGCAGCGGGGCGCGGAGTTCCGCGCCGGCGAACCCGGCGGGAAAGGCCGACATGATCGGCTTCTATGTAATCAAGCAGTACGAGCGCGGTGTCCAGTTCCGACTCGGGCGCGTCAAGGACGGTGCGCGCGGACCCGGCGTGATCTTCGTGATCCCGCTAGTCGACCGCGTGCATCGTGTCTCCCTGCGGATCGTCACGATGCCGATCGAGTCGCAGGGCATCATCACGCGCGACAACGTCAGCGTCGGCGTCTCGGCGGTCGCCTACTACCGGATCGACGACGCGGTCCGCTCGGTCGTCGCGATCGAGAACGTGTCGGCGGCGATCAACCAGATCGCCCAGACCACCCTGCGCGCGGTCGTGGGACGCCACACCCTCGACGAGACGTTGTCGGAGACCGACAAGATCAACGAGAACATCCGCGAGATCCTCGACGTCCAGACTGAAGAGTGGGGCGTCAAGGTCACGGTCGTCGAGCTCAAGGACATTCAGCTGCCCGACAGCATGCAGCGCGCGATGGCTCGCCAAGCCGAGGCCGAGCGCGAGAAGCGCGCCAAGATCATCGCCGCCGAGGGGGAGGCGCTCGCCGCCGGCGAGCTGGGACGGGCGTCCGACATCATGATGGACCACCCGTTGGCGCTCCAGTTGCGCAACCTTCAGACCATGGTCGAGATCGGGGTCGACAAGAACTCCACGATCATGTTCCCCGCCCCGCTGATGAGCACGATCGGGGAGATCGGCGCCTTTCTCAGCCGCGAGGCAGCGGCCGCAGTCATTGGCGCGGGGTCTCCCGTCCCCGCTCCCCCGGTCAGCGCAGCTACCAAGCCGCACCCGAACGGCAACCCCGGCCACAGCTGA
- a CDS encoding Na-translocating system protein MpsC family protein — MEESHDDKTLGDARAEIATRIVQLQSEYYGKGPTKAKAYISEDIVAVVLEETFTKAERTLVARGEIEAIQQIRRRFQQAMAAEFKSIVEQATGRVVRAFLSETNLEADVSVEFFLLGDRRTDMRGFEPDT; from the coding sequence ATGGAAGAATCGCACGACGACAAGACGCTCGGGGACGCACGGGCGGAGATCGCCACCCGCATCGTGCAGCTGCAGAGCGAGTACTACGGCAAGGGCCCCACCAAGGCCAAGGCCTACATCAGCGAGGACATCGTCGCAGTGGTACTCGAGGAGACCTTCACCAAGGCCGAACGCACCCTCGTCGCGCGCGGCGAGATCGAGGCGATCCAGCAGATCCGCCGCCGCTTCCAGCAAGCGATGGCCGCCGAGTTCAAGAGCATCGTCGAGCAGGCCACCGGCCGCGTCGTAAGAGCCTTTCTCAGCGAGACAAACCTCGAGGCGGACGTGTCGGTCGAGTTCTTTCTGCTCGGCGACCGGCGCACGGACATGCGCGGCTTCGAGCCCGACACCTAA
- a CDS encoding PRC-barrel domain-containing protein encodes MTDQQPQSEWNVAEWHSKMLVDRDGEKIGKLQDVYVDVETDEPQFGTVKEGFIGRHLTFVPLGGIKVGPDELQVPVSKEQVKSAPNIEQHGEELSQADESALYHHYELNYTPPGTESGRRLARR; translated from the coding sequence ATGACCGATCAGCAGCCGCAATCAGAGTGGAACGTCGCCGAGTGGCACAGCAAGATGCTGGTTGACCGGGACGGGGAGAAGATCGGCAAGCTCCAGGACGTCTACGTCGACGTCGAGACCGACGAGCCGCAGTTCGGCACCGTCAAGGAGGGCTTCATCGGCCGCCACCTGACCTTCGTGCCGCTCGGCGGCATCAAGGTCGGCCCCGACGAGCTGCAGGTGCCGGTATCCAAGGAGCAGGTGAAGTCCGCTCCCAACATCGAGCAACACGGCGAGGAGCTCTCTCAGGCCGACGAGTCTGCCCTCTACCACCACTACGAGCTCAACTACACCCCGCCGGGAACTGAGAGCGGACGCCGGCTAGCCCGCCGCTGA